DNA sequence from the Phaenicophaeus curvirostris isolate KB17595 chromosome 22, BPBGC_Pcur_1.0, whole genome shotgun sequence genome:
gtttcctcaaaaaaacccaaatttcttcaaagaaacaTCAAGTTTTCCAGCAAGACGGGaggtttcattaaaaaaaccccaactttcttaaaaaaactgcAAGTTTTTTCGAAAAAACCACGCAAATTTACTCAAAATCAGGAAGCTTCCTCCAAAAAAGCAAGTTTCTTCGACAAAACAGCAAGTTTCTTCGAAGAAAACAGCAAGTTTACTCAAAAAAGtaagtttttttcagaaaaaaagcagtttacacaaagaaagagcaagtTTCTTACgcgttttgttttttttaaaacgaaccagcttctgaaaaagcagcaagctTGCAAAACAGCCGGTATTTTTCCActaaaagcagcagttttgcaAAAAGGATCCCATCAAGTTCCCCAAAACCGGTGGATTTGGGAGAAAGGCAGTGAGTTTCTGGCTGGGCAGCAGATTTGGCAAGGGAACCCGGTGAGTTTCTGAAGAAATTGTGGAGAAAAGGCAGGTTTTGGATGAGGCAGAGGGattctaaaggaaaataaagcagtttCCATCCCACAGGTGAGTCCCTTTCTGATAAGGGTGggatttatttctcctttgagCCCAAATCATAGAagcggaatggtttgggttggaagggaccttaaagggaCCCACCTCAAGGGACCCACCAGACGCGAAATTAAGGCCAGTAATGAAAGTTTTGCAACACAAGCCGGCTTTGAGCTGTAGCTGGAGAAGCTGTGAGCTTGTACCAGATGTATCTCTATTTTTCCCcagtgttattttattttttcctgtgttattGTATTTTCCCCAGCGTTAtgttgaggacaggctgagagacatggggcttggagaagagaaggctttgcaGAGACCTTAAGAGCAGTTTCTAgtactggggaggggctctggatcagagagTAAAGGGAGAGGACTAGAGGGAAcgggtttgaagctgaaagagaggagactgagatgagatgagatcttaggcagaaatgttttgcggtgaggatggagaggccctggaccaggctgcccagagcagtggtggctgccccatcctggaggggttcaaggccaggttggatggggcttggagcccctgatccagtgggaggtgtccctgcaggggttttgaactggatgggctttaaggtcccttctgacccaaactgttCTCTGATTCTATCCCCATAGTTTTGCTGGTGCACACTGATAAAGATCCCTTAGCTATGGGGGTGCAGCACTGGAGGGCTCTCCCTCTTGGGAATCTTTCCAACTGTCCTAATGGCTCCCGGTGGGTGATGGATGTATTCAACGAATGTGCTCAAGACGGTCGGGACATCGCCAGCGTCATCCTGGGTCTGGTATCCATCTTCTGCTTTGCAGCTGCCTCTTTTCCGTAAGTATCACTCCTGAAACCTAGCCAACCCCTTTTAAactcttctttaaaataaaatttcacatGCATTCTCCTTGAGTTACGAAATCTACCGGGCAAAAGCAATGTGGGCTCGGAAAACTGGGATTTAAAAGGTGAGAGGGAGCAGGCCATACAGCCTCAAAGCTTTGTTTGTTGttatattgttattattatgcTTGGCAGCTGTAATAACCCACGTCACCCAACTGCAATGCAGTTGTTGCAGGTCATACGTGCAGAAGGAATGTTTCCAGAAGTCATGGGCTTCTTGGAAGTGCTGGGTCAGCCATGGTAGTGGGGAACGTGGTGGTTTGCACTCACCCTTGTTGTATTGTCAGATTATTTCGTAACCAGAGAGGTGGTTTCTGCAACCGGTGCATCTCCTTGCTGATTTCTGCCCCTGCACGAGGGACAGGTCACAGGGCCTTGAGCCCAGCGAGCACCCAGGGAGTTGTGGGACTTGTCACATGGCCAGGGTGTAGAGGAGCGTGTAGCTTTGCTAAAGGAAGTCTCTGCTTTTAGAAACCAGCTCACCTTTGTCCCAAGCTCATCCAGGGAGGGAGACCTCGGGATGGTTCCCAGGTAGTGCTGATGCGGTTGGGGTGACAGTTTGTGTCTGCCCAACTTGCTCTCTGCAGGCAGTTTTACCAAGCCTGCAAAACGGGCATCATGGACCGGGCTCTCTCCATATATTTCCTGCTGGGATGGCTGGGCGGAGACCTCCTAAACCTCATTGGTTCCTTCCTGGCTGACCAGTTACCACTACAGGTACCGACTGACTCTCTGGGAATGGGTCAGCTCTCCGACACCCCAGGCCccagggaggagggatgggagcTGCTTAACCCAGTACCAGAAACCAGAGACCCAAACAATTTGGGGatgcttccttctcccttccccaccaggcatgcttccttttttccctcaggATGCTCCCTTTTCCCTACCCTGCCCTGCCCAGGGGTGCTCCCTTTCCCCCCAGGATGTGATGCAATGCCTTGGGATGCTGGCTCATCCCCAACATCAGCTGAGGCCTTTCTACAGGCAGGACCAACGTATCCTCTCCCCACAGGTGTACACAGCAGTTTACTATGTGCTGGCAGACCTCGTGATGCTCTCTCTCTACAGCTACTACAGAGTGAAGAACCGAGGCGAAGGATGTGAGTTGGGGCATGAAGGGTGGCAGGGTCATGTGCTCCCTGCCTTGGTGTGTTTTTGGGGCTGGCTTGTCTTCAGCTGCGAAGCCAAGAAGAGAAGCAGTCCCTGGAGAAGAAGCAGCAGGGCAGAGATGCTTTGCAAACACGTTGTTGCAGTTGTTAGATGCCCCTTGTtgcctgctgttttcttttcttggatAACCTGAGCACCCACAGATACTGACTGACCGTGCCTGGGGCTTTGCAGACCCTACAAACCACCATGTGCAGTGTCCATGTGGAAAATCAattccagtcaacatgggttcacgaaaggcaggtgttgccaaactaacctgatctccttctatgaccaagtgactagactcttgaagggagaaaggctgtggatgtatcttcttggactttagtaaagcctttgatacagtttctcatagcatcctgattcggaaactgtcacctctgtaCTGGACAGGCACTCGCTCTCCTGGGTGTAAAACTGGTTGAATgactgggcccagagagtggtgggaaatggagttaactccagctggaggccagtgacaagtggggttccccagggctcagtgctgggtgcagccctgttcaatgtctttatcaatgacctggatgaaggcatcgagtgcaccctgagcaagtttgcggacaacactaagctgggtggaagcgctgatctgctggaggatggggaggctctgcaaagggatctgaacaggctggaccgctggcagagtccaatggcaggtttaacaaggccaaatgccgggttctgcacttggggcacaaaacccctgagcagctacagactgggagaagcctggcttaaaagtgcctggaggagaaggacctgggggtgttggttgacagcgactgaacatgagccagcagtggcccaggtggccaagaaggccaatggcatcttggcttggatcagaaatggtgtgaccagcaggtccagggaggttgttctccctctggactcggcactggtgagactgctcctcgaatcctgtgttcagttctgggcccctcaccccaagaaggatgttgaggctctggagcgaatccagagaagagcaacgaagctggtgaaggggctggagaagaagaggagcggctgagagagctgggggtgtttatcctggagaagaggaggctgaggggagacctcattgctctctacaactacctgaagggaggttgtggagaggagggtgctgggctcttctcccaagtgacaagggacaggacgagagggaatggcctcaagctccgccaggggaggttcaggcttgacataaggaaaaaattcttcacaggaagggtcattgggcactggcagaggctgcccagggaggtggttgactcgccttccctggaggtgtttaaggtgcaggtggatgaggtactgaggggcatggtttaaagattggtgggaatggttggactcgatgatctggtgggtctcttccaacctggtgattctatgattctatgattcactgtTGGGTGCATTAAGTATAGAAAGAAATTCCTTGCACTCAGTTATGAGGTGATTCCATCTTGGAGCTGGAAACCACAGCCAGATTGCTTGACTCGGGAAAGGGCTGAAGTTCTCCAGCTCTTTTGGGGTCAGTTCTCCTCTCACAGTCAGTGGCAGCCTATGGAGAAGTTCCTTCCTGTTCAAACATAGTAAAAAGGGAACTTGGAGAGTTCGTGGAAGGCTTAAGCAGTGAGAGAAGAATCACTTTGGGGCATTGCAGTTTTCTGTGAACTACAGATAGGCATACCTGGGGACTCTGATAACTATGTAACTTATTAAAGACATGTAAACTTATTAAAGCAGCAACAATGGAGCTCTGTTAATGCAGGAGAGGTTGTTTACGGAATCTAACACAGGCCTTGCTGTCAAAGCAGGGCCTGGTCTGGTAGGGTTTGACCAAGTACTACTGTGAgttaaggcaatgaaaagctttttagcagAGGGAATGAAGAGCCCTAACCCCAAAGAAACCAGAGTGCTCTCAGTCCGCTGAGATAGGAGTGGTTTCCTCCCTGATAACTTACAAATTGCCCACATCATCATGAGATAAAACGCCTGCAGCTGCTATTGCCAGAGCGCTTTGGTGCAGGCTGAGCTGCCATGGAGATAAGGGAAGGTCTAAGGTCTCTGTACCCAGTGATGCTCAAGCACCCACCGAGGCTGCTGGGCTGCACTGGGCCAATGGAGGAGCCCTTCGTAACCAGTGCCCACTTGATTCCCTGCAGTCACCACTCCCATCAATGCAGCCTTCACCTTCCTTTCCGTGGGGACAGTGTCAGCTGTCTCCTTCCTGGACAGAGATGCTGCTGCGGTGCAAGATCCAGTTGTGTTTAAAGGGAGatctctgctctctgctggcCTGGATGAGCCTGGGACAAAGGTGAGCTGGTTCCTAAAGCTGAGTGATGGAGGGAGAGTGGATGAAGTGTCCGATGGGGAGGGCATGTCCTGCCGGGCCAGTGCCATCCCGCTTCATGCTCGGCAAAGTGAGGGGTAGATGGGGAAATGAAAGGCAGAGCCGTGGTTTGGGTGGAAAGCGTGTCTCTGAAAACAAGGGGGCTGCCCACCCCTCCCCTTGCCTTGCAGCCTTTCACCAGAAGCGAGATCATTGGCTTCACCATCGGCTCCATCTCCTCCGTGCTGTACCTGTGCTCCCGTGTCCCCCAGATCTACACAAACGTACGTGtgcgggaggaggaggacacAGACAGGTCCTGGGGACACGATGGGGCCCTGAGGCTTCAAATAGAAGCGGGGTGGTGGGAGCATCTTTCTCTTCAGTCAGGGGTCCCAGGTCCCCATCTCTGAACATTTCATAAGGCactatttttctgcatttcaacTCCAAAGCCTGAtaaatttttctcccttttagCATACTAATATTCTGAGGGTGAggctttccttttgtctttatttattttgtcttttatttagTTCCCCTTTAAAAGGGGAACTTTTGGCACTGAGTCAccaccttttttcttctcattttttggTGGGAGGGTGATTAATGCTACGTTCTAGTGAGATTTCAGAgagctgccccccagctcctctccctggcCTCTTTTTCCAGTACAAGAGGAAATCCACAGCTGGTGTCTCCTactctctctttgccctggtgaTGCTGGGGAACTCGCTTTACGGCCTCAGCGTTCTCCTGAAGAACCCAGAGCCGGGGCAGGGTGAGGGTGACTATGTCCTGCACCACCTCCCCTGGCTGGTGGGCAGCCTGGGCGTCCTTTCCCTCGACATCGTTGTATCCTTTCTGCATCAGCATTTCTCTCTGGGATCGCATCCTGCCTGTAGGGTTTTGGCAGGAGCAATCCTGTTTTGGGGCAGGTAGGGTTGGGCAGAAGTTAGTTGATGCCACTCAAGTGGTTGGTTTTGAGCTGTGCTTACTCACCTGCATGCCCGTAATTTACAGGGCTGCAACAGCTGAATTCTTCAGACTTGTACTAAGCTCGTACAGTTTTGGGAAGGGACAACTCTCCGTGGGGAGCTGTTGGGGTTCGAGTTGTTCTGGACCCATCAGGTTTCTCCCTCTCCTGGCTCAAACAGCCTTTTTTGGGCAGTGAGACCCACCACATCACATGGATCCACCCCAGCCTGTGTGAAGAGCCTTAACCTTGTCTCAGATCTCCTTCCAGTTTCTCGCTTATCGGAAAGGGAGACCCAGTACCCGCGAAGAGAGGGATGCTCTGCTTGGCGAGCAGGGTGGCAGCCTGGAGAGCTGATGCGGGAGCCCTGCCCTGGACTGAAAGAGGAGGATGTGGACGGGAAAGCCGGCTCCAAGCCGGGCAGACTGGCCCCACTGTCCCGGCAGCTCTGGGGACGAGCTGTGGGTGACTTGTGCTGCTAAGGCACTGAGCCCAGCCAGGCAGCAAAGGGTGCTGCTCGAAGACCTTGTGCCTCTTTGATACCCGTAATATTGTCAGCATAAAAAGGGAATGGTTTGATACCTCAAAAGGTTGCTCTGTGCTGCCCTGACGCCCCACAGCTGAGCTCAGTCACTGCTTTACCTTCAGTCTCGAGGGCGATTGGGAGCTTCCAGGGTACCAGCAAACGTGGGAAGGGCCtaaggagctgcagggagggcaCAGATGACTGACTTGCCACCGACATGagcacccctgacctctgtggGCTTCGGCTCCACCACGAGCTCCTTCTGGATGATCTGGTAATGGCTGGAGCCAGTTTGAAAGGAAGGAGCAGCGTAACCAAAGTGTTTGGCCCTGATACACATCTTCCTCAGCGTGGCTCATGCAGCTATGAAACACGTCCTTGCACATGCACCTCCTTTGGTTTTATCTTGCTGGTTcatccagcagcttctccctcttccttcaTGTGTCTCAGTCCCCACATGTCTGATATTCCATTGCATGCCTCGACACGCTTCAACCGCGTGGGATTCCTGAGAAAGCTGCTCCATCACCTCTCGGCTGGGCAAGTATCCGGGCGGGATATGCTGCCTGTCTGCTTGCTCTGGTTTCAGGGACAGGGTATGACTGGGCCTGGCTGCCTCGGAAAAAATGTTGTAATGGGCGATCATGTCCAGGTGGCACACGTGcgtgcgcgcacacacacacacacacacacgcctgaacagcacaagaaagcagaatttgagCATGTTAATCATCGTTAGTGCTGGCAGCCTCAATTTGCATAGGTTCACGAGAAGGGCAATTTCAATGCCAAGTACAGGAAGAGCCGTTCAGGGATTTGCTCCCTCAGTTTTGCTAGGACTGCAAGTTTGCTATAACCCGAGCACATGCGTGGAAGGAGCTGCTCAAGGTCCCTCTGACCACCAAGGGTTTGGAGGGGTTTGAGCCTTGGGGGGCTCACAAATAACCCCGGGACCATGCACCAAACCTCTCTTAAGACAACAACGATCCAGCTGGCCTGGgggcaagagaaaagaaatgaaagcacagGTTTCTCTTGGTCCCGTGCCCACAGAACAGAGCAgctgggatctgtggggcaTCTAGCGATTACTGCGCTCCAGTACGCATCCACACACGGCCAGAGAGTCTGGGATCCGCAGAGCATCCAGTGATTGCTGCACTCCAGTACGCATCCAGCCACCCACGgtcagagcagctgctgccacacGAAGGCTCAGGTAAGGCTGCAGGGGACAGGGAATGAGGACACAACTGCACACACAGCTTCCTGGGACttggttttatttgtattttttttgtttgttttagtctttttttttatttattttttagtatGGAGGCTCAAGTACCCGATGTGGATTTGATTTAAGCTTtacaaaaaacaaaatcaaaacaaaaacccttTTGCATTCCATAAAAATTGACAGAAAAGCGCCTCGGAACTAGGCTACAGAAGAGCAGAGCTTTCAGCAGGTCTCCGAATCGCTGTCTCCTTGCGAATCCGATGGAGGCAGCGTGGTCCAAGAGCAAGGAACAGctgctcttccctccctcccgcctgccagcccctctgcccagccCCCAAACACACCGGGAACAGGGTGGGGGGGTTGTTCCAGTTCTCCCTCTTTCACACACCACAGTATTTAATAaagttttgttttacattttttacacCAATGTAACAAAAGGCGGGTTGGGGGGAGGAAAAGACAAACAATGATTCATGTTTATGCAGATAAATGGGAAGAGGTGGAAATACATGGCCTTTTACAGGATCGTAGCCTAAGGTCTGGATCATAAAATGTGGTGGAAATAGGCCTCAGAGACTGAAAAAGTTTGTACAGCTTTATTGATGGGGGGAGGATGGGGCTGCACGGAGAGTGCTGAATGCGAGTTGTGATGTGAGGTAACAGAAAAGGGCAGGGGGGGATGAGTTCTCTAAGAAAGGAATCTAACGAGTGCATGGCAGGGTGTGTTAGCACGAGGAGGGCTTTAACTCTGCTGCTTCCTCTTCAAAGCCTCCACCAGGTCGTTTTTAAGAGCTTCTTGTTTTGATTTGTCTGCAAAAGTCTGCACAGACCTGTGGGGAAGAAGGAGACGCATGTGAGAGGCGAAGCCTTTGTGAGGACGCATTTCACAGAGGCAACGGGAGGGAGCAGCACCTCAGCCCAGGCAGAGGAACCACAGCTCTGCTTCCCTGTTCCCTTTCGGGAAGCAGGAGGCCGAGCGAGCAGTTTAGGGTGAGCACCAAAGCACAATTCACACCAGCCAGGACGGCACCAGAAGGCCTCGCTGCCCCAGCACGTCCATCACCTCCAGCTGTCGGAGAGGGATTCCCAGTCCTGTCCTTACAGCACCAGTCAACAGGGCCGGGAAGGAAGGGACAATCCAGCCTCCACATGGGAACCTGGAAAGGCTGGGCTCGGGAGGCCCCTGCATTCCCACGGGCCGTTCCCCCAGGGCCAAGCGGCCGCGGCCACGCTCCCCTCCAGCACGTTCACCAGTGGGAAACGT
Encoded proteins:
- the SLC66A1 gene encoding lysosomal amino acid transporter 1 homolog — its product is MGVQHWRALPLGNLSNCPNGSRWVMDVFNECAQDGRDIASVILGLVSIFCFAAASFPQFYQACKTGIMDRALSIYFLLGWLGGDLLNLIGSFLADQLPLQVYTAVYYVLADLVMLSLYSYYRVKNRGEGFTTPINAAFTFLSVGTVSAVSFLDRDAAAVQDPVVFKGRSLLSAGLDEPGTKPFTRSEIIGFTIGSISSVLYLCSRVPQIYTNYKRKSTAGVSYSLFALVMLGNSLYGLSVLLKNPEPGQGEGDYVLHHLPWLVGSLGVLSLDIVISFQFLAYRKGRPSTREERDALLGEQGGSLES